A region from the Salidesulfovibrio onnuriiensis genome encodes:
- a CDS encoding NAD-dependent deacylase yields the protein MSNHALANAAELIRDSRRTIAFTGAGISVESGIAPFRGPGGLWTRYDPNKFEMNYFRKHPKESWVLIKRLFYDELGRAKPNPAHLALAELEQLGFLQAVITQNIDGLHQKAGSAAVYEYHGTTSTMQCMQCRGHFPSRDVDLEELPPSCPACGGVLKPDIVFFSEPIPEEVHRQATREARECDVCLVVGTTGEVMPACRIPHVAKNSGAVVIEINIDESAYTYRTSDYFLQGKAGIMLPELAERVAGVR from the coding sequence ATGTCCAACCACGCCCTGGCCAATGCGGCCGAACTCATTCGCGATTCGCGGCGCACCATCGCCTTTACGGGCGCGGGCATTTCCGTGGAGTCGGGCATCGCCCCGTTCCGGGGGCCCGGCGGCCTGTGGACCCGGTACGATCCAAACAAGTTCGAGATGAACTATTTCCGCAAGCACCCCAAGGAGAGCTGGGTGCTCATCAAGCGGCTCTTCTACGACGAACTGGGCCGGGCCAAGCCCAACCCGGCGCACCTGGCCCTGGCCGAGCTGGAACAGCTCGGGTTTCTACAGGCCGTGATCACCCAGAATATCGACGGTCTGCACCAGAAGGCCGGGTCCGCAGCGGTCTATGAGTACCACGGCACCACCAGCACCATGCAGTGCATGCAGTGTCGGGGGCATTTCCCCTCCCGGGACGTGGATCTGGAGGAACTGCCTCCGTCCTGCCCGGCCTGCGGCGGGGTGCTCAAGCCCGACATCGTCTTTTTTTCCGAGCCCATCCCCGAGGAAGTGCACCGCCAGGCCACGCGGGAGGCCCGGGAATGCGACGTCTGCCTGGTGGTGGGAACCACGGGCGAAGTCATGCCCGCCTGCCGGATCCCCCATGTGGCCAAGAACAGCGGTGCCGTGGTCATTGAAATCAACATTGACGAGTCGGCCTATACCTACCGCACCAGCGACTACTTCCTGCAGGGCAAGGCCGGGATCATGCTGCCGGAACTGGCGGAGAGGGTGGCCGGGGTCCGATAG
- the zupT gene encoding zinc transporter ZupT codes for MYGSMEASVILFAFGLTLFAGLATGIGSALAFFARTTNTRFLSVALGFSAGVMIYVSFIEIFFKAKDALMQSLGEVAGTWVTVVSFFGGILFIAAIDKLVPDYENPHELHSIEEMDQGLENLPKNEAHDFGKLKRMGLFTALAIGIHNFPEGLATFTAALTDPHLGVAIAVAIAIHNIPEGIAVSVPIYYATGSRSQAFRLSFLSGLAEPVGALVGYLLLMPFFTPTIFGVLFAAVAGIMVFISIDELLPAAREYGEHHMSIYGLIAGMAVMALSLLMFL; via the coding sequence ATGTACGGATCCATGGAAGCATCCGTCATTCTTTTCGCCTTCGGGCTGACCCTGTTCGCGGGTCTGGCAACCGGCATCGGCAGCGCCCTGGCATTTTTCGCCCGCACCACCAATACCCGGTTTCTCTCCGTTGCCCTTGGCTTCTCGGCCGGGGTCATGATCTACGTCTCCTTCATCGAGATATTCTTCAAGGCCAAGGACGCCCTTATGCAGAGCCTGGGCGAGGTTGCCGGGACCTGGGTCACGGTGGTGTCCTTTTTCGGCGGCATTCTGTTCATCGCGGCCATCGACAAGCTGGTGCCGGACTACGAGAACCCCCACGAACTGCACTCCATCGAGGAAATGGATCAGGGACTGGAGAATCTGCCCAAGAACGAGGCCCACGACTTCGGCAAGCTCAAGCGCATGGGCCTGTTCACGGCCCTGGCCATAGGCATCCACAACTTTCCCGAGGGGTTGGCCACCTTTACCGCAGCCCTGACCGACCCGCACCTGGGGGTGGCCATTGCCGTGGCCATCGCCATCCACAACATCCCGGAGGGCATCGCGGTTTCCGTGCCCATCTACTATGCCACGGGCAGCCGCAGCCAGGCCTTCCGGCTGTCGTTCCTGTCCGGGCTGGCCGAGCCCGTGGGCGCGCTGGTGGGCTACCTGCTTCTGATGCCGTTCTTCACCCCCACGATATTCGGCGTGCTGTTCGCGGCGGTGGCCGGGATCATGGTCTTCATCTCCATCGACGAACTCCTGCCCGCGGCCCGCGAATACGGCGAGCATCACATGTCCATTTACGGGCTGATCGCGGGCATGGCGGTCATGGCCCTGAGCCTGCTGATGTTTCTCTAG
- a CDS encoding ATP-binding protein — protein MRSSKSLADLMLVLGLAAALTGAGALLGVTDRLYSFFLMAHGALFLLLLSCGMVWYFWRRLRERQVELEMLQALEAEFLAAREEAEKASRMKDEFLTNVSHELRTPLNGVLGMINLLRLSDLNDDQREYCDLALESAEQQLSVIEDLIDFSRMETGKLMLSRKQFAPERLVESVVESFQDRARDKGLELVLNIPGSVPSTVFGDDGRLRQILANLVENGIKYTETGGIRVTLSAECSGVSREGACLFTFEVADTGIGIPEDKQAIIFDKFTQGDSSLSRVHGGSGLGLTIVRSLAELMHGQVRLDSSLGKGSTFTLTVPLELGRESYSHAQVLEGDREESYFKGWRVLVVAGKEGGESSLSEILRRQGHTVSLVVSGAEAVALLEREPFDCVFLNLPVPDGDGVETARRIRWGEFSPVDPAVPIIGLTAGAQGSASTLCFEAGMDACMARSTDPEEIMAEMVRLLNRGEA, from the coding sequence ATGCGTTCTTCCAAGTCACTCGCGGATCTGATGTTGGTGCTGGGCCTGGCAGCGGCGCTCACAGGCGCCGGCGCGCTGCTGGGGGTCACCGACCGTCTCTATTCCTTTTTCCTGATGGCGCATGGAGCCCTGTTCCTGTTGCTGCTTTCCTGCGGCATGGTCTGGTATTTCTGGCGCAGGCTCCGGGAACGCCAGGTGGAGCTGGAGATGTTGCAGGCCCTGGAGGCCGAATTTCTGGCAGCCAGGGAGGAGGCGGAAAAGGCAAGCCGCATGAAGGACGAGTTCCTGACCAATGTCAGCCACGAGCTGCGCACCCCGCTCAACGGGGTCCTGGGCATGATCAACCTGCTGCGGCTTTCGGACCTCAACGACGACCAGCGGGAATACTGCGACCTTGCCCTGGAATCGGCCGAGCAGCAGCTTTCGGTCATCGAGGACCTCATTGATTTTTCGCGCATGGAAACCGGCAAGCTCATGCTCAGCCGGAAGCAGTTCGCCCCGGAACGGCTGGTGGAGTCCGTGGTGGAATCCTTCCAGGACCGGGCGCGGGACAAGGGCCTGGAACTGGTCCTGAATATTCCCGGCAGCGTGCCGTCCACCGTGTTCGGGGACGACGGCCGGTTGCGCCAGATTCTCGCCAACCTGGTGGAGAACGGCATCAAGTACACGGAAACCGGAGGGATACGGGTCACCCTGTCCGCGGAGTGCTCCGGTGTGTCGCGGGAGGGCGCGTGCCTGTTCACCTTCGAGGTCGCGGACACGGGCATCGGGATCCCCGAGGACAAGCAGGCGATCATTTTCGACAAGTTCACCCAGGGAGATTCCTCCCTTTCCCGTGTGCATGGCGGGTCCGGCCTGGGGCTGACCATCGTCAGGAGTCTGGCCGAACTCATGCACGGCCAAGTTCGCTTGGACAGCTCGCTGGGCAAGGGGTCCACCTTCACCCTGACCGTTCCCCTGGAACTGGGGCGGGAGTCCTACAGCCACGCACAGGTGCTTGAAGGCGACCGGGAGGAATCCTATTTCAAGGGCTGGCGCGTGCTTGTGGTGGCCGGAAAGGAAGGGGGCGAGTCCTCCCTGTCCGAGATCCTGCGGCGACAGGGGCACACGGTGAGCCTGGTCGTTTCCGGGGCGGAGGCCGTGGCCCTGCTGGAGCGGGAGCCCTTTGACTGTGTCTTTCTGAACCTGCCCGTGCCGGACGGGGACGGAGTGGAAACGGCCCGCCGCATCCGGTGGGGCGAGTTCTCCCCGGTGGACCCGGCCGTGCCCATCATCGGCCTGACCGCCGGCGCCCAGGGGTCGGCGAGCACCCTTTGCTTTGAGGCGGGCATGGACGCCTGCATGGCCCGTTCCACGGACCCGGAGGAAATCATGGCGGAAATGGTGCGGCTGCTGAACCGGGGAGAAGCCTAG
- a CDS encoding HD-GYP domain-containing protein — MIMPDHKGKPAMEEGFLPIPPEHLLPNTRAGFEIYLKQGQRFVLYAKSNDQLTGEHRRRLAEMDAREVYINVSKESVYSDYIQDNMSQLLNDDEIPVDVRAETWSWSAGKLAEDVYETALPPSVLRKRVDRIKKLIEASSRFFNSPESLKELSKYISAGGDIYQHGIGTMVYALCLMQTYDADDAVLTAVCVGAMLHDIGKLQLPEELLSKDPATMTEQEFSAYSAHPNIGVRVSAVIPLMPEAIHCVLFHHERVDGNGYPSGATGEEIPLYARVVAVCNAYDGLTRSRPWRRAYTPFEALKHVRNDTGAFDQDVFMRLVKVLSDSGLT, encoded by the coding sequence ATGATCATGCCTGACCACAAGGGAAAGCCCGCCATGGAGGAAGGATTCCTCCCCATCCCCCCCGAACACCTGCTGCCCAACACGCGTGCGGGCTTCGAGATATATCTCAAGCAGGGGCAGCGGTTCGTGCTCTATGCCAAGAGCAACGACCAGCTGACCGGCGAGCACCGCAGGCGGCTGGCCGAGATGGACGCCCGCGAGGTGTACATCAACGTCAGCAAGGAATCGGTATACAGCGACTACATCCAGGACAACATGTCCCAGCTGCTCAATGACGACGAAATCCCCGTGGATGTCCGCGCGGAGACCTGGAGCTGGTCCGCGGGCAAGCTGGCCGAGGATGTCTACGAAACCGCCCTGCCGCCCAGCGTGCTCCGCAAGCGGGTGGACCGCATCAAAAAGCTCATCGAGGCCAGCAGCCGGTTCTTCAATTCACCGGAATCCCTCAAGGAATTATCCAAATACATCAGTGCGGGCGGCGACATCTACCAGCACGGCATCGGCACCATGGTCTACGCCCTGTGCCTCATGCAGACCTATGACGCGGACGATGCGGTGCTGACGGCGGTCTGCGTGGGGGCCATGCTCCACGACATCGGCAAGCTCCAGCTTCCCGAGGAACTGCTGAGCAAGGACCCGGCGACCATGACCGAGCAGGAATTCAGCGCCTATTCGGCCCACCCCAACATAGGCGTGCGGGTCAGCGCGGTTATCCCGCTCATGCCCGAGGCCATCCACTGCGTGCTCTTTCATCACGAGCGGGTGGACGGCAATGGCTACCCCTCCGGGGCCACGGGTGAGGAAATACCGCTCTATGCCCGCGTGGTGGCGGTCTGCAACGCCTATGACGGGCTGACACGCTCCAGGCCATGGCGCAGGGCCTACACCCCCTTCGAGGCCCTCAAGCACGTTCGCAACGACACCGGGGCCTTTGACCAGGACGTGTTCATGCGCTTGGTCAAGGTTCTTTCGGATTCCGGCCTGACCTAG
- a CDS encoding methyl-accepting chemotaxis protein: MKWKNFALRWKFMVGFGVVLALLMGVGGESIFGIGGIVGNAGQVIDGNKLKGAILQKVVDHLNWANQVNAFLNDDKIKSLDVQTDPKQCGFGKWYYSDERKKAEALVPALKPLLAAIEAPHNHLHQSAVAIRENFVHVDRNLGAFLREKKVDHLLWLEKVSDGLLNHNINRIDVQTDCRKCGFGKWLHSPEVEQLKKQYPGFASAVDKVYGPHDALHGSVVNINRDLASGNRGHAIETFQAESVPQAQKTLAAIDGVIAWHDRKLVQQDEARAIYATQTLPSLQQTQGLLEQIRDTVNDNIMTDQAMLSEANGTRTTVTALLAVALPLGVLLAYVIARGILGPLKKGMSLADVIAAGDLTRDIDVDQRDEVGQLANSLRRMTEGLKDVVGQVLRGAENVAAGSEQLSASAQQMSQGATEQASSIEEVSASMEQMAANIEKNAENARETESISSKAAQDADKSGQAVTQTVSAMVEIADKISIIEEIARQTNLLALNAAIEAARAGEHGKGFAVVAAEVRKLAERSGEAAAEISELSASSMEVARAAGDMLGKLVPDIRKTADLVQEITAASDEMSTGAVQINTAIQQLDQVIQKNAAMSEEVSSTSEELSAQSQQLQATMSYFRVNGNGRGQRTITATTAPRALEAGKPAPEPGEDEFERF, encoded by the coding sequence ATGAAATGGAAAAACTTTGCATTGCGATGGAAATTCATGGTGGGTTTCGGGGTCGTCCTGGCCCTGCTCATGGGAGTGGGGGGTGAATCCATCTTCGGCATCGGCGGCATTGTGGGAAACGCCGGGCAGGTCATCGACGGCAACAAGCTCAAGGGGGCCATCCTCCAGAAGGTGGTGGATCACCTCAACTGGGCCAATCAGGTCAACGCGTTCCTCAATGACGACAAGATCAAAAGTCTCGACGTGCAGACCGACCCGAAACAATGCGGTTTCGGCAAGTGGTATTACTCGGATGAGCGCAAAAAGGCCGAAGCCTTGGTCCCGGCGCTCAAGCCCCTGCTGGCGGCCATCGAGGCCCCGCACAACCACCTGCACCAGTCCGCAGTGGCGATCCGCGAGAACTTCGTCCACGTGGACCGCAACCTCGGGGCGTTCCTGCGCGAAAAAAAGGTGGATCACCTACTCTGGCTGGAAAAGGTCAGTGACGGCCTGCTGAACCACAACATCAACCGCATCGACGTGCAGACCGACTGCAGAAAGTGCGGCTTCGGCAAATGGCTCCATTCCCCGGAGGTGGAGCAACTCAAAAAGCAATATCCAGGCTTTGCCTCGGCCGTGGACAAGGTTTACGGCCCGCACGACGCCCTGCACGGCAGCGTCGTCAACATCAACCGGGACCTGGCCTCCGGCAACCGGGGCCATGCCATCGAAACCTTCCAGGCGGAATCCGTTCCGCAGGCGCAAAAGACGCTCGCCGCCATCGACGGGGTCATCGCCTGGCATGACCGGAAGCTGGTCCAGCAGGATGAGGCCCGCGCCATTTACGCCACCCAGACCCTGCCCTCCCTGCAGCAGACCCAGGGGCTGCTGGAGCAGATCCGCGACACGGTGAACGACAACATCATGACCGACCAGGCCATGCTATCCGAGGCCAACGGCACCAGGACCACCGTGACCGCCCTTCTGGCCGTGGCCCTGCCGCTGGGCGTCCTGCTGGCCTATGTCATTGCGCGCGGCATCCTCGGCCCCCTGAAGAAGGGCATGTCCCTGGCCGACGTCATTGCCGCGGGCGACCTTACCCGGGACATCGACGTGGACCAAAGGGACGAGGTGGGCCAGCTGGCCAACTCCCTCAGGCGCATGACCGAGGGGCTCAAGGACGTTGTGGGCCAGGTCCTGCGCGGCGCGGAAAACGTGGCCGCCGGCAGCGAACAGCTTTCGGCCTCGGCCCAGCAGATGTCCCAGGGCGCCACGGAACAGGCCTCGTCCATCGAGGAAGTCTCGGCCTCCATGGAACAGATGGCCGCCAACATAGAAAAGAACGCGGAGAACGCCCGGGAAACAGAGTCCATTTCCTCCAAGGCGGCCCAGGATGCGGACAAGAGCGGACAGGCCGTGACCCAGACCGTCAGCGCCATGGTGGAGATTGCGGACAAGATCTCCATCATTGAGGAAATCGCGCGCCAGACCAACCTCCTGGCCCTCAACGCGGCCATTGAGGCGGCCCGCGCCGGGGAGCACGGCAAGGGGTTCGCGGTGGTTGCCGCCGAGGTGCGCAAGCTGGCCGAACGCTCGGGCGAGGCCGCTGCGGAAATCAGCGAACTCTCGGCCTCCAGCATGGAGGTGGCCCGCGCGGCCGGGGACATGCTCGGCAAGCTGGTGCCCGACATCAGGAAAACCGCCGACCTGGTCCAGGAAATCACTGCGGCCAGCGACGAGATGAGCACCGGGGCCGTGCAGATCAACACGGCCATCCAGCAGCTTGACCAGGTCATCCAGAAAAACGCCGCCATGTCCGAGGAGGTATCCTCCACCAGCGAGGAACTATCGGCCCAGAGCCAGCAGCTCCAGGCCACCATGTCCTACTTCCGGGTAAACGGGAACGGACGCGGCCAGAGAACCATTACGGCCACAACCGCGCCCCGGGCCCTGGAGGCGGGAAAACCGGCCCCGGAACCCGGGGAAGACGAATTCGAACGATTTTGA
- a CDS encoding peptidase U32 family protein — protein MKRGNRNIPELLAPAGNMEKLETAILYGADAVYLGGGALNLRAGAAGFTEAELPEAIKKAHDAGVKVYFAMNVYPREDMLPQVEKYLGLLGEALPDAIIASDPGVIAKIRKLLPDMPVHVSTQANTCNSWSVEFWRDLGARRVNVAREVRSAELMQMLAICRKQIRDMELEVFVHGAQCMAISGRCYMSAYLNDRPGNLGQCSHPCRYEYRPTSVAVEEKTRPGEDLWVVQDYCAGEPDRLPPPDFCGEEGSRDDDEFIFEPAEGPEAEVSAEPALHLAAETGAFSKFFAAEDLCLIHYLDWFSRIGVASIKLEGRTKSSAYLAQVVDAYRTALDDLGSGDFKAERYLAELVNAASRPLTTGFFDISRRAPLALPPDEEERRPVLARINEDLGDGRWRIEVKSRWDTGGDVEVLVPGLDRPRLSPEDYGLENDLGQGLDMAHPGMKCTLYCAFPALKAGMFLRKPWSFDALD, from the coding sequence ATGAAACGAGGCAACAGGAACATCCCTGAGCTGCTGGCTCCGGCCGGCAACATGGAGAAGCTGGAGACAGCCATTCTTTACGGAGCCGACGCGGTATACCTGGGCGGCGGGGCGCTGAACCTGCGGGCCGGAGCCGCCGGATTCACCGAGGCCGAGCTGCCAGAGGCCATCAAAAAGGCCCATGACGCAGGGGTGAAGGTCTACTTCGCCATGAACGTCTATCCCCGCGAGGACATGCTGCCCCAGGTGGAAAAATACCTGGGCCTGCTCGGGGAGGCGCTCCCCGACGCGATCATTGCCTCGGATCCGGGCGTCATCGCCAAGATCCGCAAGCTGCTTCCGGACATGCCCGTGCACGTGAGCACCCAGGCCAACACCTGCAACAGCTGGTCGGTCGAGTTCTGGCGCGACCTCGGGGCCCGGCGGGTCAACGTGGCCCGGGAGGTGCGTTCCGCCGAACTCATGCAGATGCTGGCCATCTGCCGCAAGCAGATCCGGGACATGGAGCTGGAGGTGTTTGTGCACGGAGCCCAGTGCATGGCCATCTCGGGCCGCTGCTACATGAGCGCCTATCTCAACGACCGGCCCGGCAATCTGGGCCAGTGCTCGCATCCCTGCCGCTATGAATACCGTCCCACCAGCGTGGCCGTGGAGGAAAAGACACGGCCGGGCGAGGATCTCTGGGTGGTCCAGGACTACTGCGCGGGCGAACCGGACCGGCTGCCGCCGCCGGACTTCTGCGGGGAGGAGGGCTCCCGGGACGATGACGAATTCATTTTCGAGCCCGCCGAAGGACCGGAGGCCGAGGTCTCCGCGGAGCCCGCGCTGCATTTGGCCGCGGAAACCGGCGCCTTCAGCAAGTTCTTCGCCGCCGAGGACCTGTGCCTTATTCATTATCTGGATTGGTTTTCCCGTATCGGCGTGGCCTCCATCAAGTTGGAGGGGCGTACCAAGAGTTCCGCCTATCTGGCCCAGGTGGTGGACGCCTACCGCACGGCCCTGGACGACCTGGGGAGCGGCGACTTCAAGGCGGAGCGCTATCTGGCCGAGCTGGTCAATGCCGCATCCCGGCCCCTGACCACCGGCTTTTTTGACATCTCCCGCCGCGCGCCCCTGGCGTTGCCCCCGGACGAGGAGGAACGTCGTCCGGTGCTGGCCCGCATCAACGAGGACCTGGGCGACGGCCGCTGGCGCATCGAGGTCAAGTCGCGCTGGGATACCGGCGGCGACGTGGAAGTGCTCGTGCCCGGCCTGGACCGCCCGCGTCTTTCCCCCGAGGACTACGGCCTGGAGAACGACCTGGGTCAGGGGCTGGACATGGCCCACCCGGGCATGAAATGCACGCTGTACTGCGCGTTCCCGGCCCTGAAGGCGGGGATGTTCCTGCGCAAGCCGTGGTCTTTCGACGCCCTTGACTAG
- a CDS encoding MORN repeat-containing protein, with protein sequence MRCILFFIILSALLCGHCPVRAGQCLSGNCTSGQGVWLGDDFSRYEGAFLDGTFHGNGSLFFPVGSSYRGEFQKGHPHGRGVYEDWRGGRHDGYFCQGWEHGNGTHTDADGARYDGFYNRGFRDGPGVFVRADGRVSYELWQHGDHLKTLSRSQYRQAVAAYEEAKHEEPELPWDPMHPAGCIQGNCRDGFGVFVFDNGQRFEGAFREGKSQGRGRRTYPNGDVYVGHEDKGIRHGHGTYYFRDGQKFEGEFVNDRREGLGTFTYEDGSRFIGVYREDRRNGPGQYVSKDGDVRYGMWRDGEFLGPIDRKEFEEQVY encoded by the coding sequence ATGCGCTGTATTCTCTTTTTCATCATTCTGTCAGCCCTGCTGTGCGGGCATTGTCCCGTCCGGGCCGGACAGTGCCTTTCCGGCAACTGCACCTCGGGTCAGGGAGTGTGGCTGGGCGACGACTTCAGCCGTTACGAAGGCGCGTTTCTGGACGGGACGTTCCACGGAAACGGCTCGCTGTTCTTTCCTGTGGGATCTTCCTACCGGGGCGAATTCCAAAAGGGGCATCCCCATGGCCGGGGCGTCTACGAGGACTGGCGCGGCGGCCGCCACGACGGATATTTTTGCCAGGGCTGGGAACACGGAAACGGCACGCATACGGATGCGGACGGCGCACGGTATGACGGCTTCTACAACCGGGGCTTCCGGGACGGGCCGGGCGTGTTCGTGCGGGCGGACGGCCGCGTGAGTTACGAGCTGTGGCAGCACGGCGATCACCTCAAGACCCTTTCCCGCAGCCAGTACAGGCAGGCCGTGGCCGCCTACGAGGAAGCGAAGCACGAGGAGCCGGAACTGCCGTGGGATCCCATGCATCCGGCCGGGTGCATTCAGGGCAATTGCCGGGACGGTTTCGGGGTCTTCGTGTTCGACAACGGCCAGCGCTTCGAGGGGGCCTTTCGCGAGGGCAAGAGCCAGGGGCGGGGACGGCGCACCTATCCCAACGGCGATGTCTACGTGGGCCATGAAGACAAGGGCATCCGCCATGGGCACGGCACCTACTATTTCCGGGATGGCCAGAAGTTCGAAGGCGAGTTCGTGAATGACCGGCGGGAAGGGCTGGGGACCTTCACCTATGAGGACGGCTCCCGTTTCATAGGCGTATACCGGGAGGACCGCAGGAACGGTCCGGGGCAGTATGTTTCCAAGGATGGGGACGTGCGCTACGGCATGTGGCGGGACGGAGAGTTCCTTGGTCCCATCGACAGGAAGGAATTCGAGGAACAGGTGTACTGA
- a CDS encoding CBS and ACT domain-containing protein, producing the protein MLVENWMTKGVITLTPDRSMMKAAKLMKDKRVSCLPIVDEENRIVGILSDRDIKDASPSKATTLDMHELYYLLSDIKIGDIMTKRPVTIKPTETVEKAAVLMLEGHFGSLPVVDDENRVLGIITDTDVFNVLIDITGVRKGGIQVCLQISTAPGTLSPVLDLLKEHGARIMSILTRNAEEAQNMKDVYIRIRDMEKPALKKLQEAMEERFKPQYWVIDHVHPVV; encoded by the coding sequence ATGCTGGTTGAAAACTGGATGACAAAGGGCGTCATCACGCTCACGCCCGACCGGTCCATGATGAAGGCCGCCAAGCTCATGAAGGACAAACGCGTGAGCTGCCTGCCCATTGTCGATGAGGAAAACAGGATCGTGGGCATCCTGTCCGACCGGGACATCAAGGACGCATCCCCGTCCAAGGCCACCACCCTGGACATGCACGAGCTCTACTACCTGCTCTCGGACATCAAGATCGGCGACATCATGACCAAGCGGCCGGTGACCATCAAGCCCACGGAGACCGTGGAAAAGGCTGCGGTGCTCATGCTCGAAGGCCACTTCGGCAGCCTGCCCGTGGTGGACGACGAAAACCGGGTACTGGGCATCATCACCGACACGGATGTGTTCAATGTGCTCATCGACATCACCGGCGTGCGCAAGGGCGGCATCCAGGTCTGCCTGCAGATCTCCACCGCACCGGGCACTCTGTCTCCGGTCCTGGATCTGCTCAAGGAACACGGCGCTCGCATCATGTCCATCCTGACCCGCAATGCGGAAGAAGCCCAGAACATGAAGGACGTCTACATCCGCATCAGGGACATGGAAAAACCGGCCCTCAAGAAACTGCAGGAAGCCATGGAAGAACGGTTCAAACCCCAGTACTGGGTCATTGACCACGTACATCCCGTGGTCTAA
- a CDS encoding alpha/beta hydrolase — protein sequence MIVLKIMLLLLALGYLLLSACVFFSQKGMVYYPVRELVAAPSDIGLDYEEVRFENELGTRLHGWWLPHDRARFTLLFCHGNGGNVSHRLETLRIFHDLGLSVFLFDYSGYGLSGGTPSEKATRADARAAWRWLVARQGISPDRVVVFGRSLGGGVASALAGELLAEGRQPVGLILESTFTSLVDMGKRLYPWLPVRQLARFRYESVRHLDGVRVPALVIHSPQDDVVPFALGRSLYEGYQGPKWFLEISGNHNVGYLDSGSVYTEGLERFLARLKAGV from the coding sequence ATGATCGTACTCAAGATAATGCTGTTGTTGCTGGCCCTCGGGTATCTGCTACTTTCCGCCTGCGTGTTCTTTTCCCAGAAGGGCATGGTCTATTACCCGGTGCGCGAACTGGTGGCCGCGCCTTCGGATATAGGCCTGGATTATGAGGAGGTGCGTTTCGAAAACGAGCTGGGAACCCGACTGCACGGCTGGTGGCTTCCGCATGACCGGGCGCGCTTCACCCTGCTGTTCTGCCATGGCAACGGGGGCAATGTTTCACACCGGCTGGAAACCCTGCGCATCTTTCACGACCTGGGGCTGAGCGTTTTCCTTTTCGACTATTCCGGCTACGGCCTGAGCGGTGGGACACCTTCGGAGAAAGCCACCCGCGCGGATGCCCGGGCCGCCTGGCGGTGGCTTGTTGCACGGCAGGGGATTTCCCCGGACCGAGTGGTCGTGTTCGGGCGCTCCTTGGGGGGAGGTGTGGCCTCGGCGCTGGCGGGGGAATTGCTTGCAGAGGGCCGGCAGCCCGTCGGTCTGATCCTGGAATCCACCTTCACGTCGCTGGTGGACATGGGCAAGCGGCTCTACCCCTGGCTGCCCGTCCGGCAGCTGGCCCGGTTCCGGTATGAGAGCGTCCGGCATCTGGACGGGGTGCGCGTTCCTGCTCTGGTGATCCACAGCCCGCAGGATGACGTGGTGCCCTTTGCCCTGGGCCGGTCCCTGTACGAGGGGTACCAAGGGCCCAAATGGTTTCTGGAGATCAGCGGCAACCACAACGTTGGGTATCTGGATTCCGGTTCGGTCTACACGGAGGGGCTGGAACGTTTCCTGGCCCGGCTCAAGGCGGGCGTGTGA
- a CDS encoding DUF2784 domain-containing protein, with the protein MSPETARLLADAVLVAHVLVATFNALSLPLVWLGAWLGWAFVRNPWFRFLHVGLMGFVLLETLLGWMCPLTSWESQLRAAAGQGGGPGGGFIAHWFGRLLFFDCAAWKFVAVYGVFYALVLLSLWWVPVRRAR; encoded by the coding sequence GTGAGCCCCGAGACCGCCCGGTTGCTGGCGGACGCGGTGCTTGTCGCGCATGTGCTGGTGGCGACTTTCAATGCCTTGAGCCTGCCGCTGGTCTGGCTGGGGGCCTGGCTTGGATGGGCCTTTGTGCGCAACCCGTGGTTCCGGTTTCTCCATGTGGGGCTCATGGGTTTCGTGTTGCTGGAAACCCTGCTGGGCTGGATGTGCCCGCTGACCTCTTGGGAAAGCCAGCTCCGTGCGGCCGCAGGGCAGGGAGGGGGACCGGGAGGCGGCTTCATCGCCCATTGGTTTGGCCGGTTGCTCTTTTTCGATTGCGCGGCCTGGAAGTTTGTGGCCGTGTATGGCGTTTTCTATGCGCTTGTCCTGCTGAGTCTCTGGTGGGTGCCGGTGCGCCGGGCCCGGTAA